CACCCTCATATTATGCCTGTTTACTATTCTGCTGAAGATAATGAGAATGTATACATAACAATGCCATATTACAGTAACGGCTCCCTTAATGGTCTAATGAATAAACGATTCTTATCTGTTAGAGAGATAATAAGGTATTCATTAGATTTTTTATCGGGATTATTGTTTACACATATTAAAGGGTTATTACATTTAGATATTAAACCCACCAATTTAATCATTAATGATTCAGATAGGATTCTACTAACCGACTTTGGTTTATCCAAATATTTAAATGAAACAGGATCAGTTGAACAGCTTTGGCAATATGTAGCACATCGCTCTCCTGAATCATATGATACTGTAGACAGAACTATTTCTGATGATATCTACCAGGCTGGTTTAACTTTGTATAGAATGTGTAACGGAAATGAGTTATTCAAAGAACAGTTTGACCATTTCAAAAGTCAAGGTCAAGATGTTTTAAAAAGAGCAGTTCAAAAGGGAGAGTTTCCAAGTAGGAGAACATATAAACCTCATATACCTTTAAAACTAATTAAGGTTATCAATAAAATGCTTCATCCAGATCCAGATAAACGTTATAAAGAAGTTCTTAGCATTATTAATGATTTAAGTAAGATAGACGAAATGTTGGACTGGTATTATTCTGAGGATGAGAATATCCAATGGGTTCTAGAAAGTGAAAATTCTTTTTTAACCGTATTTCTTGAAAATGATAACGGTGAGTGGTTGACAAGAGCTGAAAAGTATGTTAAAAGTAGTCAAAGGAATATGAAACAAACTAAATTTAAAGGTTCATTTAAGAACATTGATAAAGCACTTAGGTTTATAGCAGAATCTTTAAAAAATCATAAATAGGGAGGTTATTTAGATGCTATCGGAAAGTGAGCGATTATCGAGAAAGTTCCTTGCCAACCCTCATCAGAATACATCCTATCTTGATTTGTTAAAGAAGAACAAGTCCGTTGATTTAAGAGATAATAGTTACACAGTTGATCTTGGTAACGGGTACAATGCTATTATACCTATTGATAAAAATAAAACTTTTCAATAATTATGGTAATAAGGCTCACTCTGTAGAGTGGGTCTTTTTTGTTGTACTTATTAATCAATTTTATTAAGAAAGGATTGGTCATATGAAGAAGCAAACATACACAGCTGATCAAGCGAAAGCTATGTACTGGCTATCATTACCTAAGAAAGATAGATGGACAAAAGACGAAGACACAGGTGAGGTTATCCAGTTGGATACATTGGAGAAGCTTTCGGTTTATCTAGGTTGCCATCGTAATACCCTATACAAATGGAGGAAAGAGTTTGATAACGAGGACTTCATGAAAGAGGTCATTAAGAACTCAATTGGTGAAGCACCAGAGGTTATTGGAGCAATTATTAGAGAGGCCAAAGCGGGTAAAGGTAAGCAGCAAGAGTTGTTCCTTAAGATGACAGGAGCATTCAAGGATGTTAAGGAAATACATAATCGTCACTATGAGAGCGTAGATGTAGATGAGATTAAACGTAAAGCTGAACGTTATGCACAACTGAATGATGATGGAATGAATAAGGTTAATTAGTTGTATGTGATTACACTTGAATGCTAATGAAAGCCTTTATTTACCGTTTAAATGCGTATGTAATGGATGTTAGAGAGAAGGTTAACATCTGTATTCAATTGTGTTCATTAGTTTAATACATCCACTGCAAGGCTCTGATGGACATTGGCCAGGAAACTTTTCACTTCTAAGGCAAATTGATATTGAATTAAACATCGTTTATACATAACTTTATTCATTTGTAAGAATTAATTTTATGCATAAATTCGAAACGTATCTGATCTTAGAACAAGTGAAAACGTTGATATATCAAGGATGTATAAAACAACGTATATTGAAGGTAAATCCACACCTTGCAAACGTTGATATAATAGCATTCTTATTTTAATCAACTTCCTCAAATGTGATTTATGTAAACTAGGATTGAATAATAAATTCAACAATATGCAAAACGATATACGAAATGAATAATTTTTATACATAAGATCATACGTTCGAAGGGGTACACATGGGGGCAGGGGTGCGTGTCCATCAGCACCTAATGGGTTATAGATACATCTACAGATTACCAATTGGCATGTCATCAGATCATATAATTGGCTTGGAAAAGGTCTTCAGTGATGGACTAAATAAACCAGTAAGAGTCGAGTTTAGAAAAATTAATGGAGAAAAGAAGAGGGTCTGTCTTTCTGTTTATGAAAAAGAACTACCTGTTCTACTTAAATATAGCCACATACCAATGCTTGGTGATGAATGGGTGATTCCATTGGGTCAAACTCAAGAAGGTATGATATGGCATAACACCGATCAGATACCTCACATGACAGTTGCAGGGACTACTCGATTTGGTAAAACAGTTTTTCTCAAAATGATGATGACATATTTGATTGAGAACCACAGTGACAATTTTGAAGCGTATATTATTGACCTAAAAGGTGGGCTAGAGTTCTCTAGATACTCAAGTCTCAAACAGGTCAAAAAGGTTGCAGGTAATGAAATAGAAGCTTATGAAATGCTCATAGAAATCCATGAATCAATGATGATGTTCGCTTATTACAAGAAAAAACAATGGAGCAATATTGTTAATACGCCAATAAAAAAGAGACAATTCATTATTGTGGATGAGGCAGCACAGTTAGCACCTGAAAGTTGGATGGATAAGGATCATAAGAAATTGCTTTCGCACTGTCAAAGGTTGCTCTCTGAAATTAGTCGATCAGGCGGAGCGTTAGGA
The nucleotide sequence above comes from Bacillus sp. KH172YL63. Encoded proteins:
- a CDS encoding serine/threonine-protein kinase; the protein is MIKVNQVKAHLSLDKWRNIGEEGKNSDVWIARDKQLEQVLILKKITKKSLDQQLVEDYFAEAKILNESRHPHIMPVYYSAEDNENVYITMPYYSNGSLNGLMNKRFLSVREIIRYSLDFLSGLLFTHIKGLLHLDIKPTNLIINDSDRILLTDFGLSKYLNETGSVEQLWQYVAHRSPESYDTVDRTISDDIYQAGLTLYRMCNGNELFKEQFDHFKSQGQDVLKRAVQKGEFPSRRTYKPHIPLKLIKVINKMLHPDPDKRYKEVLSIINDLSKIDEMLDWYYSEDENIQWVLESENSFLTVFLENDNGEWLTRAEKYVKSSQRNMKQTKFKGSFKNIDKALRFIAESLKNHK
- a CDS encoding FtsK/SpoIIIE domain-containing protein, translated to MGAGVRVHQHLMGYRYIYRLPIGMSSDHIIGLEKVFSDGLNKPVRVEFRKINGEKKRVCLSVYEKELPVLLKYSHIPMLGDEWVIPLGQTQEGMIWHNTDQIPHMTVAGTTRFGKTVFLKMMMTYLIENHSDNFEAYIIDLKGGLEFSRYSSLKQVKKVAGNEIEAYEMLIEIHESMMMFAYYKKKQWSNIVNTPIKKRQFIIVDEAAQLAPESWMDKDHKKLLSHCQRLLSEISRSGGALGYRLVYCTQYPVADTLSRQIKMNSDAKLTFRLSTGYASQVAIDKKEQKSCLQPLKGERYLRLMRLVRYKFHLSVMTRCIQG